In the Nocardioides marmotae genome, GCAAGCAGGCCGTCATCAGGTACACCGTCGAGATCGAGGGCGAGGCCAAGCCCGCCTGCGTCGCCGAGACGGTCGTCCTGCTGCTCGCCGACTGAGCCCGAGCCCGGCCAGCCGCCCGGTCCGCCGGTCAGCCCCTGCGGCGGAAGAGGCGGCGCAGGCGCCTGCTTCGTCCCGGCGCCTCCTCGTCGACCGGCGCGAAGGACTCCGGCGAGGCGGCGTACCGCGCCCGCAGCGCCTGCTCGAGCGCGGCGTCGTCGGGCACCGCCCGGTGGTACGCCGCGTCCGCCTGCACCTCGAGCGCGGCCGGGTCGGCGCCGGCCGCCCGCGCCGCGCGACGGGTCTCGGCGAGGGCCTCGGCCGCGCCGTCGAGACCGAGCCAGCGGAAGCCGCGCTCGGCGGCGTCGACCTCCTCGGCGCTGCACGCGTCGGTGACCGCGTGCAGCAGGCCGCCATTCATCACCGGCCCGTGGACGGAGAGCACGTCGGCCAGCGCGACGTCACCCGGCCCCGACCCCGGCCCGGACACCCACGCATCCACCGCCCGCTGCCAGATCAGGTCCGGCACGTCGTTCTCCGGGCCGTCGTGGGGCCCGTGGTGGTCAGGGTGGTCCTCCTGGCGCATCCGACCATCCTGCACGATCGCTGAGCGCCCGGCGAGCGGACGACCACGGCTCGACGCCGCGTCGGTGGCCACCGTCATCGCGTGCTCGACCGCACGGCGAGACTCACCAGGTCGACGACCAGGCACACGGCGACGAGCGCCAGCACGGTCGTCGTCATCGCCGGGAAGTCGAACGCTGCCCGCTGCTGCTCCAGCAGCCGGCCCAGGCCGCCGGCGCCGACGATCCCGACGATGACGGTCTCCCGGGCGGTGACCTCCCAGCGGTAGAGGCTGTAGGCGATGAGCTGGCCGGCGGCCGCGGGCAGGGAGGCGTAGGCGAAGGCGGCCACCGGCGTCGCGCCGAGCCCGGTGAGCGCGTCGCGGGGACCGGGATCGAGCTCCTCGAGCACCTCGGCGAAGAGCCGGCCGAGGATGCCGAAGGTGTAGACCCCGAGGGCGACGGCGCCGGGCAGGGGGCCGGGGAGCATGACGAACAGGACGAGCAGCGCCCACACCGGCGGCGGCACGGCGCGGGTGACCAGGAGCAGCTGGCGGGCGACCCAGGCGGCGACCCGGCGCGGTGCGCTGGTGGCGCCCCGCGCGGCCACCAGGGCGACGAGCACGCCGGCGAGCGTGGCGATCGTGATCGCGACGACCGACATCTGCACGGTCTCCACCGCGGCGGCCAGCAGCTCGGACCACCCGCCGGCGGGCAGGGCGGGCGGCACCAGGTCGTCGACCAGCCGGGCCAGCAGGTCGGCGGTGTGCTCGGAGAACCACCGCCCCAGGTCGGGATCGAGGTGCCGCACCGACGCCACGACGCCGGCCAGGAGCACGACGCCCGAGACCGCCCAGCGCCGCCGGGAGCCCCCGCGCCGCAGGTGCGCGCCCCACCGGTCGATGCCCGCGCCGAGCAGGACGAGCGCGTAGATCGACGTCCACATCCGCTCGT is a window encoding:
- a CDS encoding PhnE/PtxC family ABC transporter permease, whose amino-acid sequence is MSQLSSVASLDATGPAELRPARRRWWPGTGRTWLVVWCVLLGWSLWSFLAEAPRVVNAAGLPAFGEFWAAALRPDLSAAALRTTLDAAATTMAFALLGTLLSVVLGVVLAPLLSQTLWSPASGSRVARVLRVAGLLLARATVALPRGVHEAVWALLLLSVLGRDPLVGVLAIAVPFGAITAKVFAELIDEADRAPYDALREAGAGRAAALAYGLLPTLLPRATSYAFYRLECSVRSAVVLGMIGAGGLGLQLSLAFQGSQHERMWTSIYALVLLGAGIDRWGAHLRRGGSRRRWAVSGVVLLAGVVASVRHLDPDLGRWFSEHTADLLARLVDDLVPPALPAGGWSELLAAAVETVQMSVVAITIATLAGVLVALVAARGATSAPRRVAAWVARQLLLVTRAVPPPVWALLVLFVMLPGPLPGAVALGVYTFGILGRLFAEVLEELDPGPRDALTGLGATPVAAFAYASLPAAAGQLIAYSLYRWEVTARETVIVGIVGAGGLGRLLEQQRAAFDFPAMTTTVLALVAVCLVVDLVSLAVRSSTR